A genomic region of Rhipicephalus sanguineus isolate Rsan-2018 chromosome 3, BIME_Rsan_1.4, whole genome shotgun sequence contains the following coding sequences:
- the LOC119385218 gene encoding uncharacterized protein LOC119385218, with product MGRPRNATLSTRNKCVALLLLCSFVCPLYATTNNGPDDEQGTGPVALVHNAGVVSSVRSLILDLAPSTTAVSPSPRSVAGRLVLESLVFLAVLATSLTLFPGWYSVLVALSALLSLYQSATTTVATAPAVFTARGDATPLNVNCQVQLLCEVTRMTRARFPVVATLLKSAARGDHRGGPFVQAILAGLGNADCSTFFGCPRHRIQPLLARQPQR from the exons ATGGGTCGTCCACGCAACGCGACATTGTCTACGCGAAACAAGTGCGTTGCACTCCTGTTGTTGTGCAGCTTCGTTTGTCCCTTGTATGCGACAACGAATAACG GACCGGATGATGAGCAGGGAACAGGGCCAGTGGCACTCGTTCACAATGCGGGCGTAGTCTCCAGCGTCCGATCTTTAATCCTCGACTTGGCGCCGTCTACGACCGCGGTCTCACCGTCGCCGCGCTCCGTGGCCGGTCGGCTGGTGCTGGAGTCCCTGGTGTTCCTGGCGGTGCTGGCGACCAGCCTGACGCTCTTCCCAGGCTGGTATTCGGTGTTGGTAGCGCTGTCGGCGTTGCTGTCGCTCTACCAGTCGGCCACCACGACGGTAGCGACCGCGCCTGCTGTCTTCACGGCCAGGGGAGACGCCACTCCGCTGAACGTCAATTGCCAG GTTCAGCTGCTGTGCGAGGTGACCCGGATGACACGCGCGAGGTTCCCGGTTGTGGCGACTCTCCTCAAGTCGGCGGCCAGGGGCGACCACCGGGGTGGTCCCTTCGTGCAGGCCATACTGGCAGGTCTCGGCAACGCCGACTGCAGCACGTTCTTCGGCTGCCCGCGGCACCGCATCCAACCCCTGCTGGCAAGGCAGCCTCAGCGATAA